The nucleotide sequence CTTGCCATGACCATGCCGTGGAAAACCCGGCTAACAGGAATTCGTGCAGAGGCAAGATTATCTATGAAACATAATCAGCTTTCAAGAAGCTCTCATACTCTGTTCCTTTGAGACTGGTGTAAATTTCATCCCAGTTTTCGATCAAACTGGGTAGTGGTTTTGTGTGTATCTTAACATGCCGACTAACTAGTTTTCTGTGAGGTACTTTGAGGAACTCCAGGACATCCATCATCTTCTGGGgaagaaaataaacaaaagaatgtaagtGGTATACTAAAGGGCATTGCATTTTAACAACAAAATCTTTCCTTTCGAACTTCACCCACAAGTGCTCTATTTATAAATAACTTACTAACTTCATTATTGAGAATAATAAATGAGAACCCGAGTCAATAGATAAGCTGAACTCACAGTACTATTTTGCAAAAGATCCTCGTAGTACAGAACGATGTGGCGGATATTGTTGAAGTGCTCCAAGGCATCACTCGCAAACTTTTCAGCATTTTTAAGATTTGAGATTAACTCCGAGGTATTGATCCTTGGCTTGTACATTGCGAGAATGTTGGCCTGAATGTTGTCAACAGGTGTGACATAAAATTCGGGAGATTGAAACCGTATGACAAAGGAGACTAACCTCATTTTCAGAATGTACATGAGCTTTATGTGTTCCATTTAGTTGCTTAGTACTGCGATCATGATCATTTGCGAGCTGTGAAACTAAACGACGAAGTAAGTTCCTTCTGAATAGGAATATTACAGAGACACCTCTTTCCCTGAAATATTGGATGACTTTTATGCAATTGTCCATCAGACCCTGAAATAGTCCCAGTTAATCGATGTGAGAATCATATTGATGCAGTAAGATCAGGCTGGAATTCAAGAATTATCTCTCATTTAATACTAGTAACATTGAGAAATTATGCTTAACTAATAACTCAAAGCTTAAACTTGTCAACTTAGATGAAGAAGAAGTGAATTATATTTACTCTTGCAAGAAATTAGTTAAACCAATAGTAGGTGAGCAAACAATTATCTGCAGATGCTACGACTTTGTACAATATGATCGGCGTTTCCTCACGCTTTGCTATCAAAGGTCTCATAAAGCATGTGGATCCCTGAAGAGATTGGAGTTTTTATCTCAAGTTTCACCCTCTTTTACCTGTGCCCATGCATTCATTATACATGAACCTCGTACATTATTCATGCACCTCATTCTTTTGCCTTTGGCAAATCACAGAACCATATCTTATGTGCAGCATTAAAAGTATGAACACATAGCAACAATTCGTTTCGATTCAGCCAGAGCATCCATACAAAGCTCATCCTAACTCAAATCAAAATAGGAGTTCAAGAAACTCTCAATTGCATCCAAATTGAAAAGAAATCACTTTGTCATCATTTCAAACCATGCAAACTTATAAACTTTCAATAGGCATATTAAGACAAAAAGAATTCAACCGATTTACCTGATTAAGCATCCACTTGAAGCCAGCAGCTGCAGTGCATTCATTTTTCGAAGCACTACTAAACCAATCGAGATTATACACTTTGTCCAATGCCCTTATGATTGTAGATATGTTAGTTCTCCTTTCTTTGGGAGAGAAGATCTCCCCATTAGAACTAATGTTAACATGACTATTTAAGAGAGTCTCGAACCACCCACTTCCAGACCTCTGCATCGACACGATAGAAAAAAAATGAACTGGTGTACATGCACATTCCTCCCTGATAAGACAATGACTGGTTGGTCACATAAAAATGGATGAAAGAAAGCCAAGAGAACAAATTGCCAACGCGCATGCCTGCTATGAGTGACTGGTGATGGATAGTGCAAATACGCAAATTCTCGATGTGATACTGAAGAATTCTTGCAAGGTGGCTTGATtatctcaaatttcaaaattctggGTCTGCTTTGCATTCTTATCTGCTTTGTACATACCGAGCAAATATAGATGCCGCATATTGTCACAGTAACTAACATAAACATCTTCAATGCAATGTGTGTTTTCTTTGGTGCCTTGACAACAAGTGTGTCCTGCAAGAAATTTCACACTAGTTATTCTCTTTACTATGCTCTATATCGAACACACGAATACAGAAACCAGAGCAAGTGATAGCAGAAAAGGAGAGGGAGATTCTGGATAAAGAAAGGAGAAAGAGGGAAAGGGGTTGGGGAGAAAGACAATGAAGAGACTACCCTCATTCTTCCTGGATTTTTACCAAGATAAAGCAGGGAGTGGACCTCCAAAAATGTGCAATATAATCTTAACCTAGAGAAGATTTGGGTGATCGAGAGGGGAGACAAATAAGGTAGAAAGCAATTACTCATACTCCATTTGCAGTCAATGAAATGCTCAAAAGAGAAAAGTAAAATAAAGGAGCAAGATTGAAACTCTTTTTTTTCCCCCTACCCTTCATTTGAAAAACAAAGACAAATAACAAGCAGGAAGAAAGAGAAATGACCTTGTTGAAGAAGCACCGCTCCTCCACCATCATGTCCTTTTTTCCGCAACCTATTCTTCGATTCTTCTATGAACTATTCCAAAAAACCACTTTTGTTTTTGTTGTTGGTAATGCGAGGTTTCTAGCAGGCGAGAGGAAGATGAGGATCAACAGCTTCAGTCGCTTCGACCTCTTCTGCCTGGCTCATCAAGACCGCGTGAGCAAACATCATTGCTTATAGACGCCACAAGGCGCTCCCTTTCGCCCTTAACAAAATCCCTTTTTTGTTCGAAACTGGAAAACTGCATTTATTTCTTCTTCTCAAAATGTCACTAGCTGCCATTGCTTTTCTCTGTCGTCGTCGACAACCAATCCGTTCCTCTCTTTCCCCTCCGACTTCTGCGTGCGCGTTGAGCAGCACACCTGGCGCCGGGGGAGAGAAGGGGCGTCCAAAATAGCCCAGACAAATGTGCTACGCCTACactgagaggaagaaggcaagcATCGGCAATTTATGCATGAGGATGGAAAAAAAAGGCATAAAAGttgcaactttttttttttctaattgaaAACTCCCAACTTTTATCACGCGGTAGTACTGAttcttgataaaataaaataaaataatgaaaagCTTCATTGATTTCCTTTTtcattcaaatttgaaaaatcttcCACTAGGAATGGATCAGCATATTCAGATCAAACGTAGCATCACTTTGTAGAATtgggttttttttattttttttatttttttttaagaaaagcaTAGTTAGAGATGGATGAGAGACACCGTAACCGTTGCACATACTTTCATATTCAATTTCTCAGGATGATAGTTAGACGGTAAATCAATCGAATAGATAAGTTtagtttgataaaaatttatttatacttatttaatatgtataaaattaattaaataaataaatttgaatacaaTATTCATGAATACTATTTGCgaactatattcattaataaaattcttttcattatgttaaataaataattaaataaaataaataaataaatttaaattatcaagttcaataaccaattaaacaactaaaaatttgataacatctaaacgaaccaaactcaaaccaagcttgaattaagagctcgataatatctaaacgaaccaaggtcaaaccaagcttcaaataaactcaagttcaaaaataaataaataaataaataaatcaaatcaagcttgaacaatcattttaaaaatttaattcattttaaatttgactCGACTCAATTCAGCTCGACTCAGttatcttataaaaaaaaaatatataaatacctAAAAGTTCGGGTTGTTTACCGTCATATTAATAGTAAtcagattttgttttttttatgtgggatcaaaaggaagttttttgaatttaatttcgatcaTAATTTAAGAAAGTAAACGAGGTTTCTCTTGAGTGTTTTCTCTCAACTGAACTTAAACATAAAATTGAAATATGAAAACAAAGTTTTTAAATATGGTTTCTGCACTCATATAATACAAATCAGAACAGCGATTAATTCAATGTACAATCAATGAAACAATATACAGTGATGTCCTTAGTAGGGATGTCAAAAATAAACCCGACCTGATGACTCAATTCGaatcgattcgaaaaaaaatcaaattcggATTGGATATTTTCGGGTttaggttgggttcgggttggagagtaaaaaaatttcggATTGGGTCGGGTCGgattcgggttgacccgggttgatttaaatatagggttttgtgaatTTTttgggggttaaatcaaattttattttaaaaatttagatgtttttatgtatattaatatcatgcttGTAttataatgatggagtattgagataaaagtgaagaattatagggaaaatagccccaaaaaaatcgttttgaataagattttcatgttatatgagtcgggttcgggttggtcgggttcaggttcagattgaggtgttttgggttgaactcgggttcgggtcgagttcgggttgggttaaaaaaaaaaaaatcaaccctaCCTGACCCACCTGAATTGACACTCCTAGTCCTTAGTGGTGGAtccaaacaaaaaagaaaaagggTACTCAAAGAAAGAAGTTGGAGCTTATCTTCCTTTTCATTGTCCCTCGGACTACAACATATTGGTAGCAATTTTCGGGAGTAAGGGGGTGCTCAAGCACACCCCCGCTCCCCCTAGATCCGCCACTGACCTCGAGTTGATTAAATAGTGATAGATTTACTATAATAGAATAGAATAAGGATTAATTTGAACAAACATGTCTTTGAGAAAAAAACTCTTTCCATCTTCTAAACACTTGACAGTCGGTtataaattaatcaaaaaaaCTCTTTCCATCTTCTAAACACTTGACAGTcggttataaattaattttatgatttatcTTCCCTCACGTAACCTAGAAAATTCAATGTGCAATCAATATAATCAATGAAACAACAAAGGTGCCCCCACGGAAAGCCCAGTTAACTAGAGAGTGACATATTTATTACAATGGGGGTAGAGATCAATTCTCAGCGAACATATGCCCTCGAGGAAAAAACTCCTCCCATCTCCTAGCTACTTGGCGGTTGGATATAAATTGactctgtgatttacctcccttcgtATAACCGAGGGAAAGATTGTGAGGGGCGTTTGTGGTGAGCGTAATCACTTTTTTACTACAATCAAACAACAAAGGTGGCCTCGGGCAATGATGCAATGGTTAAACCTTCCAACGTATAATCAAGGAATCTAAGGTTTGAATCTCAACTACGGTGCATTACAATGTATTTTACTTCTAGTGAAAACTGGCCTAAAAATGTTGGCTTTCTGGATAAGCCTCCATAAGCACTTCTCGATTTACTCTAGTGGAAAGTGGAAAACTTTTGTGTAGTCGGGCCAATCATCCTAGGATTAGTTAGTTTGAAGAGCTGAATACTTGatgtcaactaaaaaaaataataaaacaacaaagGTGACCCAGGACAATGGTGCAGCGACAACGCATCTACTCAATTTCCTAGGCATCTAGGATTGGGTTTTAGTTTTGACaaattaacggatgaattttaCTTAATGGGTGAATGACCTAAGAACGTTGGACTGATGTGCCTCCTGCTGTGTGCGCTTCCGGATTTACTCTGGCGGTTGGTGATAAACTTCTGTGGGATCTGGTTGGTCATCCCGAGAATTAGTCAACGTAAGTTGGATACTTAGtatcaactaaaaaaataaattatttttttaaaaaaatatgaaacaaCAAAGGTGACCCGGGGCAATGGTGTAGCAACAGAGTACACTCAGTTTCTTAGGAATCTAAGAATCGAGTCCCAACTTCGATGAATTAACATATGAATTTTTCTTAATGGACAGTTGACCTAAGAATGCTAGGCTGATGGAATGCTCATTACGAGTGCTTCCAGATTTACCTTAATGGTTAGGGTTGTCAGACGAGTCGACCCGCAGCTAGGCAGGGAGGGGCAAGGCGAAACGACCCATCATTTTGGTGGATTGGAAAATCCCCAACCCAATCTAACTCATATTGGGTTGTGGGTTAGGTGGATCAACTCACGAgcctgtcaaaaaaaaaaaaaaaaaaaatatatatatatatatatatatatatatatattaaaattttaaatttggattacttATTAGGTGGATTTAATGCTTATGACTTTCATAGAATTGCAATCTAGTAGGTTTTTGTGTGTTTATTGTCTTTGGAGATTCCTATCCATACAGAAATTGTGGAAGAAATGATTATTTGGAGTATTTGTTTAGTTAtggtttatttatttttctttaatgaaGAGTAGAGCTCGTATTTatttatctaaaatttaattcTACAAAAGGAGAACAGTTAAGGGAGTATTTGGTAGAGTTTCAATTAAGCTTTTATCATGTTCTAACTAAATGGAAATACTTTTGAGTATTTATGAATATCAAATTTTACTTTACTTTAGCTTCTATAACTTTTACTCAAAAATTAGAagtaaaaatttgattttttttttacttctgctTTTTTATTTATGGTATAATAGTTGACATTTATGcccttaataaatttatcattttacataATTACTGTTACACTTTTGACCTAATTTCTCTCCTCATATCACTTCTCAAATCATTTATAAAATTTCAATCATGTTTTATTataagtatttattttttaaataatattttagtttttttatataatttgcatttttaaatttttttatacatatttttgcatatctatataaattttatctttttttatatttatattttaattaatttatatatatttttaaacattgctgttataaaaaaattatttttgatacaatattaaaaatataataataattatataaacactagtgtatcaaaattatatttagataattaaaaaatattaatttatatagtttaaGGATATTGTTATCATTTAACTAAAGATTAAGGTTAGAAATAATTATttatcaaatattcaaaatttaccttatattagcttttggtttctatttctaaATACTCCATGTTTTAACTTctcattaatttaaaaataatctctATAAAATCACTTTTAAATAAGCAAAAGTTTTCTGAAACACTTCCTAAATCTCTTGTTGTTGCTTCTTctatttatttgagaaaaaatttacttagacaattttttttcttctcaaccCCTGGGTCAATCCAATCTCACCGCGAGTCGACCCACACGTGACACAGACCCAAGAAGGTCAGCCCACCTAGACCCGTCTTTAAataagttgataaaattccaatTTAACATGCTTAAATTATTTGGCAAGGGTGGACTAACTCGACGTGCCCAACTTAAATTGACGGCTCTACTGGTGGCGgatggaaaacttccgtgggacaTGACTGGTCACTCCTAGGATTAGTCGGTATAAATTGAATACTTGATATTAATTGAAAAAATGAAACAACAAAGATGCCCTCAGGTAATGGTGCAGTGACAGGGCACCTTCTTAGTTTCTCAAGCATCTAAGGATCGAGTTCCCACCTCGGCGAATTAACGAATGAATTTCTCTTAATGAACGATTGACTAAGAATGTCGGGTTGATGGGTCATCTGCTGCTAacacttcccgatttatcttagCGGCCGGTGGAAAAGTTTTGTAGGACCGAGCTAGTCACCCTCGAGATTAATCTGTGTAAGCTGAATACCTAATaccaattaaaaaataaaacaataaaggTGCCTCCGTGAATTAATGAATGAATCTCCCTTAATATGCGGTTAACCTAAGAACCGCTAGACTGATGGAGTGTCCGCTGCGATCGCTTCCCGATTTGCCCTAGTAGCCGCTGGGAAACTTCCGTTGGGTCGGACCGATCATCTCAAGATTAGTCAGCGTAAGTTGGATACTTGGTGTCAACTAAAAAAATGAAACAATAAAGGTCTTAAGAAAACGGGCAATCTGGATAGATCATCACGAGAATTAGTAAACATAACCTAGATATCTGGCGTCAACTAAAAAAATGAAACAATGAAGGTCATGAGAAAGCTGGTCGTTTTGATAGACCATCCTCAAAATTAGTCTTCATAAACTGGATATCTGGTGTCaactaaaaaaatgaaataataaaCATACCTTGGCAAATTAACAGATGAATTTCTCTTAATGGGCAGTTGACCTAAGAATGCTGGGTTGATGGGCCACCCGATGCGAGCGCTTCCTATTTTATCCTGTTGGACGGTGGAAAAATTTCCATCGGGCTGGGTCAGTTACCCCAGGATTAGTTGGCGTAAGCTGCAGGatatttgatatcaactaaaaaaaataaaacaataaaagtTCTGAGAAAGTTAGTCGTCTGCATAGACGACCACGAGCACCTCCCGATTTACCTTGATGGCGGTGGGAAACTTTTGTGGGGTCGGGCCGGTCGGGTCATTTCCAAAATTAGTCGGTTAAAAAAACTATATACTTGGcgtcaactaaaaaaaataaaataataaaggtGAAGGTAGTGCACCTTCTCAGTTTCTCAAGCATCTATGCATCGAGTCTTAGTTTTGACGAATTAatagatgaatttttcttaatGGGAAGTTAACTTAAGAATGCTAGGATAATGGGTCGCCGCTGTGAgtacttcccgatttaccttaGTAGTCAGTGGAAAACATTTGTGAGATCAGACCGATCTTTTAGGGTTAGTTGGCATAAGCTGGATATCTAGTAccaactaaaaataataataaaggtgcCCCTAGGTAATGGTGCAGCGACATGACACCTTCTCAGTTTCCAAACATCTAAGGATTGAGTTCCAACTTCAGCGAATTAACGGATGAATGTCTCTTAATGAATGGTTAAATTAAGAATGTTGGGTTGATGGACCATCTGCTACGAGTACTTCCCGATTTACTCTATTGGTCGGTAGAAAGCTTCCGTGGAGCTGAGTTAGTCATCCCAATATTAGTCGGCGTAAACTGGATATCTAATGTCAACTAAAAATAAATGAAACAATAAAGGTGCTCCCCAAAGTGTCACGTGCTGGCAACAACTGGGCATTTTTCACATGAAGTGAAGGTTTGATCCCTTGCGAGAACACTTGTGGCGATCAAATTTTTAGTGTGTTAGGTGCCCCGTCAGGAGCTAGCGTATTTCCTAGATTTATTTGGTAGGCAGAATGTGAGGCGATACCGTTTATCCCATATTAGCATAGTTATAAGATCTAGATGCCtagtataaaaaaaatgaaacaacaaAGGTACCCTCGAGGCATGGTGCAACAGAAAAGTACTTCAATTGCAAATAGAGTATCACAATTTGAATCCTGCCCAGGAAGCAATTGTCTATGGTGAGATTATGGATAGTGAACGTCCTATGCATTCAACACTGAATGCATGATGCAAGCGCTTCCTGAATTTAATTTGATAGTGATGGAATATTTTTTTAGGGTTGAACTAGTCATCTTCCGGGCTAATCCTTCGGAGagctataaaaataaaaaaaatgaaataacaaAGGCCCACGTAAAACAAGTCTAAATTGAATGTGTATAGATGCACAGGTTTGGAACCCAAAGATCGACTAGTATGGACCATCCAAACCACCTTTCAATGCTTGGGCCGTCTAAGTGGCCTACCCAAATTGTCAAACCTACAAGTCTGTCCAGATCTATTAGCATGCCCAATTCGCTTGACCTACTCGCACCAGTCTCTCGAACTATATGTCTAGGCTAGCTTAGACTATTCTCTCTGTTGGGATGGACCAAATTGCTTAAATCACCTCTGCTTCGTATAGACCATCCAGGGGACTTTGAATTTAATGAGGTGGGCTAGGTTTTGAGGGTCGAAGGagtatattttaataaattaaataaaaaatttacatgtGTAATAAAAAAATTACCTGGCTAACCAACCTAACGTGGTATAAaatatagaaaatgaaaaagtaaaaattatacttttatattcatttttgctattaaacatataggaataaattattttatgttatgaaagatattttttttttaatttttaaaataagttgtcTATTAGATCGTACCGGTACCACACCTTTTTTATATTTTATCTCTACTAACCGTGCCAAACAAATAAAATTGAATACGGTCATGTAATGACTAATATTGCCAGCACCACTTACTTAATAGCCTGCAGGTGGGAGTAGCTGGAGCTTGCTCCAAGATTCTGCAACAGAACAAGATGTTACCCTACTAAGTTTCCAAGCCATACAGtaattgataaaataaaaaaaaaaaaaaacaataaagcaAATCTGTCTGCTGAGAAGAGAAGCCTGCAAAGTAAATCAAACGAGCATCCAGTGACTGCAGTGAGAATCCAAATGCAGATTGGGGTACACTGACAACCAGCACATTGTCACATTATCCTACAAAATACTTCTTCTTTAGTGGATGGAGCAGAAGATGCTGACCAGATGAAGATCAATGCAAACCTATGGACTTTTCTACAGTGTTAAATGGTGTATTAATTCTGACGTTTGCTCTCAGCTTCTGGAGCGTATAGCTCATTCTCCATTGGGATCAGGTAGATGTCTGTGTCGTTCCTGGCAAAATCTTCGATTGCAAGGTTTGAACTTATACAAAAATGCAACAGAATTTGTCTTCCTTCTGGTTCTGGACGGCTCGCACTGCCGCAACTCGAGCGGCGGTGGCGGATTTGTTTGCGGCTGAGATAGCCTGCCTAACTTGTTCCTCCACTTGAGGAACTTTAGTTGCCTTCTCTGCGGCCGTCCTTGCAGCCTAAACCAATGAAAGATATTTCAAATTGATGAGAATAGCACAGTAGTGTGATGGATTGGGAGGCATACCTCAACAGCTCGCCAGACTGCAGGATCTG is from Zingiber officinale cultivar Zhangliang chromosome 7B, Zo_v1.1, whole genome shotgun sequence and encodes:
- the LOC122006548 gene encoding nodulation protein H-like, which encodes MMVEERCFFNKDTLVVKAPKKTHIALKMFMLVTVTICGIYICSVCTKQIRMQSRPRILKFEIIKPPCKNSSVSHREFAYLHYPSPVTHSREECACTPVHFFSIVSMQRSGSGWFETLLNSHVNISSNGEIFSPKERRTNISTIIRALDKVYNLDWFSSASKNECTAAAGFKWMLNQGLMDNCIKVIQYFRERGVSVIFLFRRNLLRRLVSQLANDHDRSTKQLNGTHKAHVHSENEANILAMYKPRINTSELISNLKNAEKFASDALEHFNNIRHIVLYYEDLLQNSTKMMDVLEFLKVPHRKLVSRHVKIHTKPLPSLIENWDEIYTSLKGTEYESFLKADYVS